One Phoenix dactylifera cultivar Barhee BC4 chromosome 14, palm_55x_up_171113_PBpolish2nd_filt_p, whole genome shotgun sequence DNA window includes the following coding sequences:
- the LOC120113156 gene encoding protein JINGUBANG-like: MVDLICFFVDLSVCVIHFPHFRHVSLPSSSELSFSGAYKNSPLVPPSLLSSPPMPLSHGCLPRSSPSAAEDPTSSTATDPTVPPPPSPRTRHVSSCTTFDYSSNSDGSAATSSTVDSTSPITLPSLLGPPPFSASFACLSTLHTPDGAPTAVAVAAPSLLYSASAAEISIYDLASLRRLDSFPAAPASGSVKSVAFSPDGRAFTAHQDGRIRAWNRSAGSGRYHLVASLPTAADRLRRLALPSNYITVRRHKKLLWIQHADAVSAVAASGSLLYSVSWDKTLKIWRTSDLRCIESVAAHEDAVNAVAVAGDGTVFTGSADRRIRVWGRSAGEKGRHGLVATLEKHRSAVNALAVSGDGAVLYSGACDRSILVWEKEDSANFVAVAGRLRGHRKAILCLACAGDLVFSGSSDRTVRIWRRGGEGRGYSCLGVLEGHVSGVRSVAAVRVPPEAAAAVAEREGEGEEEYRVCSGSLDGEVRVWRVRIWSRNQRGMEAEEALS; encoded by the coding sequence ATGGTggatttgatttgttttttcGTCGACTTGTCGGTCTGTGTAATCCACTTTCCACACTTCCGCCACGTgtctctcccttcctcctccgAGCTTTCTTTTTCCGGCGCCTATAAAAACTCCCCACTCGTCCCTCCTTCGCTTCTGAGCTCTCCCCCAATGCCGCTATCCCACGGCTGCCTGCCCCGCTCGTCTCCCTCAGCCGCGGAAGACCCCACCTCCTCCACTGCCACTGACCCAACCGTCCCTCCTCCTCCGTCACCTCGGACCCGCCACGTATCCTCATGCACCACCTTCGACTACAGCTCCAACTCCGACGGCTCCGCCGCCACCTCCTCCACCGTCGACTCCACCTCCCCCATCACTCTCCCCTCCCTCCTAGGACCCCCTCCCTTCTCCGCTTCCTTCGCCTGCCTCTCCACTCTCCACACCCCCGACGGCGCACCCACCGCCGTCGCCGTTGCAgccccctccctcctctactccgCCTCCGCTGCGGAGATCTCCATATACGACCTCGCCTCCCTCCGCCGCCTCGACTCCTTCCCCGCCGCCCCCGCCTCCGGCTCCGTCAAGTCCGTCGCCTTCTCCCCCGACGGCCGCGCCTTCACCGCCCACCAGGACGGCCGCATCCGCGCCTGGAACCGCTCCGCCGGCTCGGGCCGCTACCACCTCGTCGCCTCCCTCCCTACTGCCGCCGACCGCCTCCGCCGCCTCGCCCTTCCCTCCAACTACATCACCGTCCGCCGCCACAAGAAGCTCCTTTGGATCCAGCACGCCGACGCCGTCTCCGCCGTTGCCGCCTCCGGCAGCCTCCTCTACTCCGTCTCTTGGGATAAGACCCTCAAGATCTGGCGCACCTCCGACCTCCGCTGCATCGAATCCGTGGCGGCGCATGAGGACGCCGTGAACGCCGTTGCCGTCGCCGGCGACGGGACCGTCTTCACGGGGTCGGCGGATCGGAGGATTAGGGTATGGGGGCGGTCGGCTGGGGAGAAGGGGCGGCACGGGCTGGTGGCGACGCTGGAGAAGCACCGGTCCGCGGTGAACGCGCTCGCAGTGAGCGGCGACGGGGCGGTGCTGTACTCGGGGGCCTGCGACCGTTCGATCTTGGTGTGGGAGAAGGAAGATAGCGCGAATTTTGTGGCGGTCGCGGGGAGGCTGCGAGGACACCGGAAGGCAATCCTGTGTCTCGCGTGTGCGGGGGATTTGGTGTTCAGCGGTTCTAGTGATCGGACGGTGAGGATttggaggaggggaggggaggggagggggtaTAGTTGTCTTGGGGTCTTGGAGGGTCACGTGAGCGGGGTGAGGTCGGTGGCGGCGGTGCGGGTGCcgccggaggcggcggcggcggtggcggagagggagggagaaggggaggaagagtACCGGGTTTGTAGCGGGAGTTTGGACGGAGAGGTGAGGGTTTGGCGGGTTCGGATTTGGAGTCGCAATCAAAGAGGAATGGAAGCCGAAGAAGCTTTGTCGTAG